The sequence below is a genomic window from Lycium ferocissimum isolate CSIRO_LF1 chromosome 9, AGI_CSIRO_Lferr_CH_V1, whole genome shotgun sequence.
GGACATAGGTTAGACTGTTATTGTGTCATATAGCTATTAGCCTAACTCTGAATCACTAGAAGCAAGCTTATTAGTTGTACTTTACCACTATATTGTTTTTGCTAGACTATTTCTGTTATGCAAACAAGAgacatttataaaattattagaGGTCCCATGAATATTAGATAAATCTTCAGCAATACTTCTTTTCCCCACACGCAATCCTGCTTCTGAAAAATTACAGAGTAGTAATAGATCGGGCTTTAAATAATTAGTATGAAGTAAGATTATTTGGTGTTGGAAAGAAACACAACTTTTCTTAGAACTgcctttttcaagcatataatGCTTATTTTTCTGGTTGATGCGCCCGAGTTGAGGGTGTCCTCAGTGGACAAAGTTGATACAATGACCAACATAAGGAAATACGAACAACaatttgttaataaaattattagACTAGAATAGACGTTTGGATTAAATTGGAGTATGTGAGGGGCTATGGGCTTTTTccatgttttattttttcattgCACATCGACATCGTATTTAACTATCAAAATATAGTTGTTTAGTTACACAGCTTTATACTATTTCTGATCATTTCACGTTCAAATGTCAAGTTAGTCGGATAAGctcataattcatgaatttgagctcataattcatgaatttgagctTATATATGTTCCTTTAAATTGCatgttatatttataaatatattttaattacatttatttcattttaaaaagcTTATACTGATTGATGTGggacacacacaacacacgtgTCCAAaactagtaataataataatagtaagcACTAATTCACTACTGTAAGTGAATTCTTAAGATTGAGAATGATATAGGCAGTCATATGTGGGCAAAACTGGAGCTCTGCAAATCGGACATGTTTTCTTCCTCTGCAGCCACTTGTTGATGCATTCAGTATGAAACTCATGGCCACATCGAAGTGTGCCAATGGTATCTTCATCTTTATATTCTAGTAAGCAGATGCCACATTCTTGTTCCTTCTCAATATTGAGATCTCTATCCATAGCAGGAGCGTGGTAGGTTCTTGTTTCCAAATACTCAGACATTTCATAATTTGCAAACTCCGTTCTTGTCTCCATATTCTCGGATATGTCAACCTCCAACTCCTCAaactcctcctcttcttctatTTCTTCATCAAGAATCGACTCATCTGATATGTCATCCGCAAACTCCTGTGCCGCCGCcttctcctcctcttcttcttcttattcaaTTTCATTAACACTGTGATCAAGAATCGACTCAGATACGACATTCGTAGGTGTAAATGTACGAATAGCAAAATAGGGACCTTGCTGATTTTGAGACACATGTTTTTTGATGGTTTAGTGATACTACATTGATGTACcctatttatagggaaaatgaaTTACTGAATTACCAAATTTGATTGAGAATGAGATTTGGGACATCTTTTCCTAACATTGATCTAAcctatttatagggaaaatgaaTTACTGTATTAACCAAATTTGATTGAGGATGAGATTTAGGACATCTTTTCCTaatatcccccccccccccaacccacccaaaaaaaatttctttttcaagaacATGCTATGACTAGGATTTTAGGTAAACAAAAAAGACAAACCATTCTTGCAACAAAAGctatagttttgaaaaaaaaaaaaaaagttttttgctTCTGCCATAAGGCAGAAGATATAGatttatatttcttctttacaACAAAAAGAATCGATCATTCTATTTTAAATCACcttcggaaaaggctcaaatatgccatccaactatcggaaatggctcatttatgccactcatcaatagtttggctcatttatgccatcgaactataggaaatggctcatttatgccactcatcaatagtttgactcatttatgccatatGGGTCGGATaataaaaatgactcatccatgccatatttcattaaaaatatggttttacaataccatatatgacacgtggcctccaactagattatggttgtgggtgggtaaggTATATGGGTcggatattttattaatttggtatttaaaaattGTGACCaagtttaattaaacgacgtagacctctaattggaggtcacatgtcatatatggtattgtaaatcGACttgaatgaaatatggcatggatgagtgCTCTCTTGAgagagtggcataaatgagtcaaaactAATTGATGAGTGGCGTAAAAATGAGTCATTTCTTAaaattcgatggcataaatgagtcattttaaAAACGGGTTCGacatggcataaatgagccaaactattatgagtggcataaatgagccatttccgatagttggatgacatatttgagccttttaaaaaaataatcaagttttccaatCACCTTTTCTCAAAATTGTGACCAAGTACTTTAACttgcaaaaatgagaaaatcttAATCGTACGATCAGATGTTATAAACTATGTATTATATTATCATCTTTAAATAAAAGtttgcaccaaaaaaaaaaacacccttaaacaaaagaaacaactgAAAAAACGCTATGAATTGAGGACGTAATTGAGTCAAATATATCCAGGTAATTGGCATATGTATTAGTCGGGTAAAAGATTGGCACAACATATACCACTTTCcttttaggcataatacataaacatgccCTCAGCTGataagtatgccctccaactttgagtgtgcacaagtaggcaccctCAACATGTCTTCTCATTGCACAAGTAGCACCTCAACTGTCTCCACTGTTATccttgaacactccaacttacaaaatgattatTTAGACACCTTCAAAATTTGTGTGTCACGTCATCATTTGTGTTTACTTGTTCAACTTTATATATACAAGTTGATGCCTACTTGTGCAAACGCCTAAGTTAGAGAGCATACTTGTCGGTTGAAGCCAAGTTTGAGGGTCTGTTAATGTATTATGCCTTCTTTTTATTAATACACTAGTATTTGTTCCCGCGCGATACACGGCCGGtatcaaatgaaattaattataaaaaaaatgtcaactTATCTGTTTGATATAAGACATATGTAAAATCAATGAATTGGTgaaataataaatgtataacaATATTATTATGAAGTACTATATTGAGTGATTAAGTCGATGCTGTCAATTACCACTCAGTAGATTGACATGTATaatttcactttaaaaaaaCACTACCAAATGACGTGTTGATTTTAAGCTGTCTATTTCTGTGTTTGGCTTCTTTCTGTCAAGATCTCTTTATATGGGTAAAATTGTAGTAGTTTtatcctctctctcttttttttttttttttgataaagaaaaaaccaaaattgaaaatttaaattcaaatattttatcaCACAATTCAGATAAATAAAGTCAAATGTTTAATTTATCATGAATATCGCATCAGAATTTGAAGGCAAGTCATTGCAGCGGTAAATGAGTACAATGCACTTGTAACGAAAAACAAATAtaaataagcaaataaatagtgtgatatatttttcttccttccatAGATCATAGATGGTCTGCACCAAAGTTTGAAATTTAAAAGGAATAGTTCAATTCTATTTTGACTAAATCAGAATAATGCAAGACCTAAATGTTATACCTCATAGTTTTGTACGTGAAATCTATTAGGCATTAGTTGTTTAAGTGTAGACCTAGAGGACTTCCTAGGATATGTGAGATTGTATGCACCTATCTCATGGTTACGagagtttaagttcatataataagctatggaagacTCTGGgaccaaacaaatcaaagaaaataagtttgtcgaaaatttaaaaaaaaaaaaaaaaaagttggtagaatcaaggatagaattttgggtcaactttggaggggtatatctccatgtatattaggagttttaaggtgtttcaaaatcctaaaatgaagttcgtcgagtctagtttccaacgcaacaacccgatcgtcgataggacatcggaatTGAGAATTATGGGCGTTACAaattaggctgacagagcagaaacaacactgctacagtactgctacactACTGCCGCCTCTAGCCActataaaagggttaaaaaccccatttttctccatcataatcttccaaaatattCCAGAAAAATCAGCAAGCAAGAGAGCTcttatatcacataaaagtgagaattttgagtaaatttcaagttacggagtattaatcgaggtccggacaACGTGTAGTCACGATTATAATTTCGTTttgtgttggagttggcttcgaaacaaagtaaatattgaagatcttgcTACTTTAGTAAAGATAAGATATGAATCATTGATTCTCTCCGTTTATCAACGTTGATTTGGGAATATTTACAAGAATAAAatttatagtttgttgtgttgatgttgttggcttatcgattgaggtttgaagagagttttggatgaaactatacatatttatcttgtagaatattgaggatgttgttggtattgtttgggagttgttggtattgtttgggagttgttttggtatttggaggaagtagatgatataggggagatgctgcctaaattttcataatctaaattagtcttcaataattagtgcttataagttgatggaaatatgatgaaagtgtgattaaagatgtatttctcgatatataggttcgggtgaagggcaaGCATCGGTGTAAGGAattctttaagtggtggcttgacAGATAAGGTATtcgtttcccttttttttttttggcacgaatccaactagaacatAAACACgagcgttccataacaaatCCACTCCATTCCCATGCcttgtatttcaaatcttaatgtcttgttatttgattgattcttaaaatattattttacttatcatcATCGATTACTTCTTTGGactcgatacgaattccataagttattcggaggctaccgaccttatatCACTCCGAAAGGCTAAGGTCAGATTATTGACTTctcatgcattgtatatatatatatatatatatatatatatatatatatatatatatatatatatatatatatatatatatataaatgtattgcactattttactacaccgcaccgcgctatagtcggccgggcatggcgCGTAgatgcgcacaccactgcagtgggcatgttatgatattgccccggacgaGGGAGGCCCAGAttcgggctaatgatgataacaccgagccttaacgACCGGGCATGATTTTACacatataacaccgagccttacaGCCGGGCATGGATACTATctgttacgtatatatatatatacaaatgattTTATCATGAAATGTATCTCGTGCTACTTCCAGATGTTcagttttctttttcccttattAATGTTACATTATatcttaattatgttgttactctcctgccttacatactcagtacttttatccgtatCGACGTCCCATTGCACGGGACGCATTTCGTCTTCTGAGGCCGCAGTGCTCGACGAGTTATCGAGGAGCAACCGCGATGGGATTTTCCCAGCTTCAGCGGTGTTAGCAAGTACTACTCCGGGcttgctatcttttggtacttttcggttagtataatatatgttcatatgtatactcttagaggcttatGGACATAGTGGGATATGTAAATATTgtgtatggccttgtcggccttgttttggattattgatattttctgatagccttgtcggctttatgatatacgttatgttgtggcgaccttgttggtccgcatatgtacatatgtgctgaattatcggatatttctatgttgggccttttctgcgtgcaggtgttctttgagttatgatATGTGATGTTCAAAGTAACTGTTAAGTCAAGTGATTTTCgacctacgggtcggagcccgtcatactcctcgttGGGGGTGTGACACTAAATTTCCATCTTCTTGAAACATTCAGAATACTAAAACATATTTCACAATGTGGTGAAGTCAAAAATTTGCGCTATACTTGCACAATTAATCATAGttcaaaaggaagaaaagtatAAGCAATAATCATGGCATTTTGAAAAGTTATAGTCACTCTTTTAGTTCAGTCACTTATCTCAACTTAATTATACTCATTCCCAAGATATAGAATTCAAATGCAGACATATGTATGGCTAGGTTGAAAATCCAACTTAATGTTTCTATTTATACAAAAGACATTATTCTTgaatatgatgaattatgagATGTGTCGACATACCTTTAAGTAGACGTCTCTGACTGTTTGAAATATAGTAAGCAAAACTCACCTATATGGAATATCATTTACGTCTAAGAATGGTTGATTGAATGGATTAATTAAGCAAAGATAAAATAAATGGCCATATTATTATTTGTTCGAAGAATGTTGGATGGTCTTAGTTGGTAACACATCAGAGTCTTAAAGATTTCACTTAAAGCATTCAAATTGACGCACAATCATCCCTTACAGCATACCCTTATAAAAATGGACTCAAATAAAGGAATCCAACAATAGAATATTCAGTATACCTCCTCTGCAGCATGGTCCAGCATTGATTATTTATGTTCTCAATCCTTTCATTAAGTGGAAAAATCTGCAAAGAAGACATACtattattttatgaataatAGAAACATATACTACTGAACGAAGAATATAAAAAAGGGAGAAGTTTGACCATTATGTACGGTCTTATCACCACATACAGCACCACGACCATCATGGCACGAAACTAATGCATACAAACTTCTGCTATAATAggcataatattttttttttgacaaatattGAAGAGCATAATAACTTTCATGAACCGAAAACATAGTATGCTAAAAAATCTGCCATATACATAATTGCATAAATGATGAATGAAGTAAAACTTCATAAAATATTCGTACCTTTTACAAGGAAAATGAGTATCATAAACGAAACTGAAAAGAGAAATAACTGTTAATGTTGAAGATGAAGCCAAAATCAAACGcaccaacaaaatataaaaaactgAAGCTAATTATGATGGCTTTAATTTGACTCAACTGCTCAAAGCCACAtaaaagaaggagagaaaataTAAACCGAGGCAAACGAGTTATGAATAGATAGAGATTAGACAAAACTCTTTAATTAATACTTTCCAAGACAACCTTTTAGAAGAGATATCTTTCATAcgtaggagccgtttggacatggttttaAACCacggtttcaaaccatgatttgaaaccatgtttggacatgtaatttggatatcttaagttgtattttctcttatagatgTAAAAACCCcgcaagttgtgaaaactataaAAACattccaattcttatacaatcttaccaaatgagcaagtcatagttcataacaaaactAATAagctactagaagacctttctaaaaaatacaacatcaatagatcaaactttagttcaataaaaaacgAAAAGTTAACATGAATAGCAATATAACTACTCTTTAACATAATCCTCTcacatggtagacataaataaaggttggtggaagttaatgaggttggtaaatggttggtgggagtaattattaaaaatatttactaactTACgtgtctttttttataaaatataaacttacgggtcaagttttatatttaaaatttttgaaaacatggtttgaaacgccaaatcatgcctttttgggtGATTTGAAGTTTCAAACCATGgcttgaaaccatgagatgaaatgcatgtccaaacggtgatttcatctcatggtttcaaacgcctacttaatgaGAATTGTAAAGATAAGTAACCACTGAGAATTGGTAGGAAATGGCTTATCCTTCTTCTAAGACGGTTGCCAAAAAGAGGCAAAAGTGATGTTGCGGTTTAGAAAAAGTTGAATTTGAAGTAGTTGAAATCAAAAAGTGAATTTTGTAGTGATACACTTGATCTTATCATACTTTTGcctctccttttatatatagataaatTTTAGCATTTGCcaattttagttttaattttaataaaacaaTAATTGACGTCCTATAGTCACTCTGAAACACCCATCCTCTTCGTCATACATCACCGCCCTCCACAGGCCTTCCCTGATGTAACAAGCATTCGTTCAACGAGTAGACAAACTAGCTTCGGAAAAAATTGACATTCTTGTGACGGTGAGGACCCCAACTTTAAATGAAGGGTAAATGTAATCCATTTCACAAACCACAATGCAATTTCGAACTGTTTTCCCTTTTCAAAGATACAAGTCACTTTCCGACATTTAGCTACCAGAAAGTTCAATAGAGGAAAATGACTGACTTCATTTATGTTGGGTGTGGAATTGGCCAACAAGTCAATTCTTTTGTTCACATAGTCGTGATGTAAGCGCTTACCTCATCTTAGTCGTGATGTGGCGCCTCATCATAGGAAATTCATTCCTATAAATAGACACCAAGATCATTTgctaaacacaacacaaaaattgaagaagacaacacgtcccaaagagagaaaaattcaaagaaataCTTTCTTAGTGAAAGGCCTAAGTAAGAGAAGGTCTTTGAGAGAATTTTTTGTGGTAAAATTCTTGAGTGTAATTGGGATTGGGGTTGTGAGGTTGAgtgttgtaaacacttgtaatatttcttctttaataagatGCGGCGACGACAACGTGGATGTAGCTCTCACATTGAGGGTGAACCACTATAAATCTGTGTGTGCTATTTATTCTTCGCTTACGTCACGGCGTAAGTAGGTTACTGTCTAAGGAGGTTGGTATTTAAGTGGTCCAATTTGTGACCCTCGATCTTTCACAGGGAACACCTTGCACAAAGGTCGGATTTGGGATTTAAATCCTAACAATACGGTTCGGCAACAACgggttgtgttgtgatttagaAAAGATGGGAGGCGAAGATGGTACGACGCACGGCATCGGTAAATTCGATGGTACGAGATTTTGCGTTACCGGAGAATGCAAATTGaagattatttatatggcgAAAGCTTCATGAACCTCGAGTCCTAAACCGGAGAGAAGATGAAACAAGCGATTGAATCTCCTCGACGAACAAGTTAAGAGTCATTCGGTGACGTCGAAGAACGTTGCTCACGACGTGGCAAAGGAGAAGACAACGCCGATATGATGAAGGTATTGTCTGATATGTATAAGAAACCTTCGGCAAATAATAAGGTATTTCTCGTGAAGAAACTATTTCATCTAAAGATGATGGAAAATGCTCATGTTGCTGCACACATAAATGAATTCAATACCATTGTAAATCAATTGTCATCGGTAAAAATTGATTTCGATGATGAAGTACAAGCTCTAATTTTGTTGGCATCCCTACCAAATAGGCGGGAGCCAATGAGAGCAAATGCGGTTAGTAATTACGTCGGCGGTGACAAACTAAAGTTCAACGATGTTAGGGATCGTATCCTTGCCGAGGAGGTGCGCGGGACGATTCTCGGAGAGCGTCGACGAGTTGCGCTTTTAATGTTGAAAACGACGAGAATTTTTGACGAAACTACAACGAAATAGGGCGGATCGAAGTCAAGGAATGGCGGGGGTCAATCCGGACAGGTGACGAACACATGAGTGTTGGAGCTTGTGGAAAACCGGGTCACTTCGAAGAGCGGCGGGCGCCAAAAAGAAGGAGGACGACGACGGGGGCCGGAATCAACGTGCTACGGAAGACATTGGCGATGCGTTGTTGCTATCGATTGACGCCCCGATAGACTCTTGGGTGCTTGACTCGGGAGCGTCCTTTCATACCACCCCACATCATGATATAATGACAAACTACGTGGGGGAATCTCGGCAAAGTTTATTTAGCCGATGGAGAGCTGCTAGACGTTGTTGGCACGGGAGACATTAATTTGAAGATGTCAAATGGATCCTCGTGGAAGATTACAAAAGTTAGACATGTTCCAAAGCTGACGCGAAACACGATCTCGGTGGGTCGGCTTGATGATGAGGGATATGATCTCAATTTTGGTAATGGGTCTTGGAAAGGTGGCGAAAGGTGCTATGGTAGTTGGCCGAGGAAAGAAGATTGGCACTCTCTACATGACGACTAGGCCGTCGTGATATCATTGTGGTTGACAACACAAAGAAGACGGTTTGTGGCATTGTCGGTGGGACATATCAGACGAGAAGGGGATGAAGCTGTTGGTGACAAATGGCTTAATTCGGAGGGCGAAGACGGTGGACCTTCATACGTGTGAGAGCTGCGTTCTCGGAAAACAAAAGCTAGTAAGCTTCTCAAATGCGAGGCGAGGAGTTGAAGGTCGAAAAGGCGGGAATTGGTGCACACGGACGTGTGGGGACCTACCAACGTTCCCCTCTCTTGGAGGATCACACTACTACGTGACCTTCATTGATGATTCAACCGGGAAGGTGTGGGTTTactttatgaaaaataaatccGATGTGTTTAGTGTATTCAAAAGATGGAAAGCCATGGTTGAGAATGAAACAAACCTCAAGTTGAAGTGTTTGAGGTCCGACAACGGCGGAGAATACACTGATGGTGATTTCAAACGGTACTGTGCCGATAATGGGATCAAGATGATGAAGACTATTCCTGGAACACCGCAACAAAATGGAGTAGCCGAAAGAATGAACCGAACGTTGAACGAGCGTGCTCGGAGTATGAGAATACACTGCGGGATCGCCCAAGACATTAGGCGGATGCCGGTCAATACCGCGGCCTTCTTAATTAACCGAGGACCGTCGAGTTCCTTGGATTTCGAAATTCCGGAAAAGTGCAGGTGGAAAAGGTAAATCTTTCATTTAAGAAAGTGTTCGACCGCTTATCATATGTTCATAATGATGATACGGCTAGAAGCAAGCTTGATCCAAAATCAAAGAAGTGTTACTTTATTGGCTATGGTGACACCGAAAGCTTGGTTACCGATTTTGGGATGaacaaaatcggaagatcaTCCGAAACCGTTAGTGAATGTTGTCTTCAACGAAGAGTGCGTACAAAGACAAGTTGCAAAAAAATTCGGAATGTCGGGACAAGGAATCGGAAATAATCAATTTGAGAGACTTCCCCGACACACGAGCCGGACCGAATGCAGTACCGAGGAAGAGGAACAAACAATCCGAGAAGGTCTTTGATGAAAGTGCCGATTCGAAACAAATAGCGACGCCAATCACGGAAGCTGCATCATCCGGATCGGGAAGCGATTCACGAGGTACTCTCCATCCCTCAACCACATTCTACTCAGCGATAGAGGGGAGGAATGTTATGAAGAAGCAATGCAAGTCGATGAATCGACCAAGTAAGGCAGAGGGCAATGAAAGATGAGATGGATTCACTATCGGCAAATCATACATGGGAGTTAGCCGAGTTGCCAAAGGATAAGAAGGCATTGCAAAACAAATGGGTTTATCGGATAAAGGAAGAACCCAATGGAAGCAAGCGTTATAAAGCAAGTGGTTGCAAAGGGATTTCAACGAAAGAAGGCATCGACTATACGGAGATCTTCTCTCCGTAGTCGATGGTGACTATCGGAAACGTTCTTGGACCGGGTAGCAAAGGAAAATCTACATACGCAACGGATGGACGTGAAAACGCATTTCTTCACGGTGATCTAGACGAGGAAATCTACATGCGACAAATTAGGAGGGATTCAAAGTCAAAGGAAAGGAGAATACGTGTG
It includes:
- the LOC132032003 gene encoding E3 ubiquitin ligase BIG BROTHER-related-like — its product is MSQISFSIKFEEEEEKAAAQEFADDISDESILDEEIEEEEEFEELEVDISENMETRTEFANYEMSEYLETRTYHAPAMDRDLNIEKEQECGICLLEYKDEDTIGTLRCGHEFHTECINKWLQRKKTCPICRAPVLPTYDCLYHSQS